GCAGGGCGGCGGGCTTGAGCTCGACGAAGCTGTCCCCGTCGGCCCGGGCCGTGAACCGGATCGCGGTTCGTGAGTCGAAGTTCTGATCACCGGTGGTGAGATCGAGTTCGATCGAGTACCGATGGACGTCGATGAGCTCGGCTCGGGTCTGCGCTTCGTCGCGCGTCAGTACGGACATGGGGGACATGCTGCCTGATGGGGCCGAGCGAAGGCACGGGGGATTCGCTCTCAGCGTGGGCGGGTTTCACGCCGGCCGCGCCTGGTCACGCCCGGTCTCCGTGTCCCGCTCCCCGTGTCCCGCTCCCGCGCCGCGTCCGCCGGGCCTTGCTCCGTGTCCCGCTCCGCCCCGTGCTCCCGCTCATGCCGGGGCGAGCTCTCCGCCCGCGATCCTGTCGAAGGTCCCGGCGACGCGTTCGCGGTCCGCTCCGTCGGCCGGCAGCGCGTGCAGCAGCAGCCGGGCCTTGGGGGCGTCGAGATGGCCGGGCGGAGATGGCGCCACCGAGGGTGAAGACGGCCACGGGGCTCGTCATGGCTGTCCCTGTTCCTTGTCGGCGATGGTCTCGTGGTGGCGGATGACCTCGGCGATGATGAAGTTCAGCAACTTCTCGGCGAACCCCGGGTCGAGCTTGGCGCTTTGGGCGAGTTCGCGGAGCCGGGTGATCTGGCGGGCCTCGCGGGCCGGGTCGGCGGGCGGGAGGTGGTGGCGCGCCTTGAGGTGCCCGACCTGCTGGGTGCATTTGAAGCGTTCCGCGAGCATATGGACGACCGCCGCGTCGATGTTGTCGATGCTCTCCCGCAACCGGATCAGCTCGGCTTGTACGGACGCGTCGATGCCGCTGGGCTCGCTTGTGCTCATGGGGAGGGAGCTTACGTCGGCCGGGGGTCGTGCGGAGCGGGGAAGGCGACCTCCTGGTGCGCCTCCCCCGCCCCGTCCCGTACCGCGACGCGGATTACCGGGTCACGCTGCCGGGAGGTCGCGAGTCACAGTGTCGCGGCCGCGTTCTCGATGTCCTTGGCGAAGGTGGACACCTCGGTGTAGACGCCGGGGTAGCCGGCGCGGGCGCAGCCGTATCCCCAGCTCACGATGCCGACCTGGATCCAGGCGTTGTTGTTGTCCCGGCGGAACATCGGGCCGCCGGAGTCACCCTGGCAGGTGTCCACACCGCCCTCGTTGTAGCCCGCGCAGATCTCCTCGCCCGCGACGAGCTCGGAGTACGCCGACTCGCATTCGGCGTCGGAGACGAACGGGACCGTGGCCTTGCGCAGGTAGCGCTGCTGCGCGCCGCCTTCGCGGGTCGCGCCCCAGCCGGCGACGGTGAACGTGCCGCTGTTGTAAGCGGTCGTGTCGGCGATCTCGAGTGTCGCGAGGTTGATCGGCGAAGCGAGCTTGATCAGGGCCCAGTCCTTGCCGGTGCCGTTGTAGCCGGGGGCCCGGAGGACCTTGGTCGACTTCACCTTGATGGCGCTGGAGCTCCGGAGGTCCACTACACCGGCGGTGACGGTGATGCTGGTGTTGTTGCCCGAGCCGCTCACGCAGTGGGCGGCCGTCAGCACGATCTGCTGGGTGTACAGGGAGCCGCCGCAGCCCATGGAGAGGCGGACCATGAAGGGGAACTCGCCCTGGGCGGCGCGGGTTCCGCCGACGACGGGCTGAGGGGAGGCGATGGCGGAGGTCGGCTGGAGGCTGACCGCGGCGAGCAGGACCGCGCCTGCGGCCACACATCTCTTGAGGGCACGTACGAGGGTGTTGTTCACCGAATGCCTTCTTCCGTGGGGGGTCTTGCCGGTTGAGCGTTGCCGTGCGACTCACTGGGTGACATGAGCCCGTCAACACTGGTCCGGATTATGAGGACGGTGTGTCGTAGCCCACAAGGCGCACTTTCGGCCAGGCCGGGCCGGGGCGGCACGGCAGGAGGAGGGCCCGGACGCGGTCGGCGGGAGCGGCCCGGCGACGCGCGCCACCGCCGCACCGAGCCGTAGAGTTGACGGGTCTCACGTCTGACGTCGCACGGCACCGGCAGGGGGTACGGACGTGGCGGAGGGCAGCAAGGTGGTACACGGCTACCCGCACCTCGACACCGCGCGGGCGGCCATCACCGCGCTGCACACACGCCTGTCGTCCGACGGCGTGCGGGCTTACGCGAGCAGCGTCGCCCCGGCCGATGTGGCCTTCGCCGACCAGGACGACCTCCATCTGGGGACGCAGCGGGTCGCCCACGCCCTGGTGCGCCAACTCCGGCTGCCGGAAGCACGGATGATCGTGAGCTTCCGCGAGATGCGGCACGCCGCGAGCGTCGAACTCACCGCCGGGCCCGAGTACTTCATCGAGCTGAACGACCGCTTCCGCAGACACCGAAGGGACATCGGCGCGGCACTCGCACACGAGATCACCCATGTGCTGCTGCACCGCCTCGGGCTCGCCTTCCCCGGTACACGCGACAACGAGGTCCTCACGGACACCGTGACGACCTACCTGGGAGCCGGCTGGCTGCTGCTCGACGCCTACCGCGAGGACGCGGTGTCCAGCCAGAAGCTGGGCTATCTGACCCCTGAGGAATTCGGCTACGTGCTGGCGAAGCGCGCCCTGCTGTTCGACGAGGACCCTTCGGTGTGGTTCACCAGTCCGCAGGCGTACACGGCCTACACGAAGGGCCGTGCTCAGGCGCTGGGCGACGGACGGCAGCCGCCGCTCGCAGCGGCAGGCTGGAACGGGCGGCGCCGCTACGCGAAGGACCGGCGCGACGCGCAGCAGCGCCTCGCGGCGTCCGGGCAGCCGGGCCCTTGGCCCCCAGGATCGACCTACGCCCTCGAAGGGCCGGCCTACGCCTTCGAGGGGTCGCCCGGGGACGGACTGCGGGTGTCGTTCCCGTGCCCGGTGTGCCGGCAGCGGATCCGGGTGCCCGTACGGGGCCGGGTACGGGCCCGCTGCGCGCTGTGCCGGACAGTTCTCGAATGCGATACCTGAGGACGTTTCCGTAGGGTTTCCCCATGAGGACCGACGAGCCGGACGATCCGGGCACAGCGCTCTTCGAAGCCGTCTACGAGGGCGACGACGACGCCCTCGTACGAGCCCTGCGGGCGGGGGCGGCGGCAGAGGCAACCGACGAGGACGGGCAGACGGCGCTCTACGCCGCGGCGTCCCTGAACCGGCCGGGCATGGTGCGCCTGCTGCTCGCCGCGGGCGCCGATCCGAACCGCGCGAGCGGCGCCGACGGCGCGGAGCTGCCCCTGTGCGGGGCCGCGGTCTGGGGTCGCACCGAGGTGATGCGGGCTCTGCTGGCCGCGGGCGCTCGGCCCGATCTGGAGGAGGATCCCGGGGTGCGCGCGCTGACCTGGGCCTGCCGCCAGGGCCGCGCGGATGTGGCGGACCTGCTGCTCACCGCCGGCGCCGACCCGGATCTGCCGGGCTCAGGCGGTGAGCCGCCACTGGTGACCGCCGCCAGGCGCGGCTCACCCGCAAGCGTGCGAACCCTGCTGCGCCACGGTGCCAGGCCCACGCCGGAGGCACTCGGCGAGGCTCGCGAGTGGATCGGCGTCGATGTGGAGGCGCGGCTGCGCCGTGAGCTGTCCGGGATGGGCGGCGAAGGGCTTGAGACCGTGTCCCGTCGTGTCGACGAGGGCGGCACCGTGACGGTGATCGTCGAGCTGATCCAGGACGGGAGCCTGGTGGCAGGCAACGAGCAGCAGACCGGCCACGCCGCCGTCGCCACATTGCTGGAGGCCTCGATGGGCACGAGGACCCCCGCCGGCGAGCTGGCCGAGCGCGCCCTGCGCTGCGGCGATCCCGACCAGGACGACTGGACCGAGGCCGTGGGCGTGCTCCAGCGCCGCGGCGACGAGGAGACCTTCTTGGCCGCAGCCGCGTGGGTGGGAACCGAGGATCCGCTGCGGCAGGCGTTCGGGGCGGATGTGCTGGCGGGTCTCGGGCTGCCGGACGAGGAGCACGGCACCGGTGCCGCCGATCCGGACGGCGTCCCGGCCGGGTCGGGGCAGGCGAATCCCGGACACGCGGGGCTGCCAGCCCGCGTGGTGCCGCTGCTGCGGGAGCTCGCCCGGGAGGCCGGCGATCCTGAGGTGATCCGCTCCGCCGTCGCGGGGCTCGGACAGCAGCGCGACCCGGCCGGGGTGGGGGAGATCCTGCGCCACGCCGGACACGCGGATCCCGAGGTGCGCTTCGGTGTGGCGGTGGCGCTGCACGGGCTGCTGCCCGGGGGCCACGCCGAGGGCATCGACACGGTCATCGGGCTCACCCGGGACGAGGACGACGGAGTGCGGGACTGGGCGACGACCGTGCTGGCCGACACCGAGGCCGACGGCCCCGCGATCCGCCAGGCTCTCGCCGACCGCCTCGCGGACGCGGTCCCGGACATCGAGGCGGAGGCCGCGCGCGGCCTGGCGATGCGTCAGGACACCCGCGCGGTGGCGGCGTTGGAGCGGATCCTGGCGGACGAGGACCCGGGTGGGTACGCGTACTCCACCGCGGAGCAGGCGGTGGAGTACGTCTTGGACGAGGCGGCCCGTCGACGCCTGGACGCGACGGTGCCGCGCGGTCGCTGAGCGGGGTGCGCGCTCCCGGCGCACCGCACCCCGGTGCGGTGCGCCGCCGGGTCTGCCCGCCTCACTCGTCGGGACCCGGCGGGTGCGGGCACCCCGCCCCGCCGAACCCGGCGCGCCCGGCAAACGCATCGCGGGCGACGTCTCGCGTTCACCACGGGGACATTCCGGCCCGCCGTAATGCGGAGCTGTACGGACAACAGTTGTCCATACAGCTTCGGCCCCGCCTCGCAACGCTCATGGAGTACGCGTGACCACCCCTGCACGTACCGCCGCTCTCACCGGCGCCCTCGGTATCGCCCTGACCCTCACCGCCTGTGGCGCCGCACCCGACAAGACCACCGCCACCACCGCCGACGGCAAGAACATCGCGACCGCGGCATCGGCTGCCGACGTGGGCGGGATGGACGCGCTGGTCGCCGCCGCGAAGAAGGAGGGCACGCTCAACGCGATCGCCATCCCCCGCGACTGGGCGAACTACGGGGCGATCATCGACGGGTTCACCGCCAAGTACGGCATCCAGGTGCACGTCGAGAACCCCGACGGCTCCAGCCAGGACGAGATCAACGCGGTGAAGTCCCGCAAGGGCCAGGACCGCGCGCCGGATGTACTCGACCTCGGGGCTGCCTTCGCGCAGGCCGCGGCGGCACAGGGACTGACCGCCCCCTACAAGGTCGTCGCCTTCGACAAGATCCCTGCGAGCCAGCGCGACGCGCAGGGCCGCTGGTTCAACGACTACGGTGGTTACGTCTCCATCGGCTGCGACGCCAAGCGCGTCAAGGTCTGCCCGCAGACCTTCGCCGATCTGCTGAAGCCGGAGTACAAGGGCAAGGTCGCCCTCAATGGCAACCCCACCAAGTCCGGCTCTGCCTTCGGCGG
This DNA window, taken from Streptomyces sp. SCSIO 30461, encodes the following:
- a CDS encoding ankyrin repeat domain-containing protein; the protein is MRTDEPDDPGTALFEAVYEGDDDALVRALRAGAAAEATDEDGQTALYAAASLNRPGMVRLLLAAGADPNRASGADGAELPLCGAAVWGRTEVMRALLAAGARPDLEEDPGVRALTWACRQGRADVADLLLTAGADPDLPGSGGEPPLVTAARRGSPASVRTLLRHGARPTPEALGEAREWIGVDVEARLRRELSGMGGEGLETVSRRVDEGGTVTVIVELIQDGSLVAGNEQQTGHAAVATLLEASMGTRTPAGELAERALRCGDPDQDDWTEAVGVLQRRGDEETFLAAAAWVGTEDPLRQAFGADVLAGLGLPDEEHGTGAADPDGVPAGSGQANPGHAGLPARVVPLLRELAREAGDPEVIRSAVAGLGQQRDPAGVGEILRHAGHADPEVRFGVAVALHGLLPGGHAEGIDTVIGLTRDEDDGVRDWATTVLADTEADGPAIRQALADRLADAVPDIEAEAARGLAMRQDTRAVAALERILADEDPGGYAYSTAEQAVEYVLDEAARRRLDATVPRGR
- a CDS encoding extracellular solute-binding protein, which gives rise to MTTPARTAALTGALGIALTLTACGAAPDKTTATTADGKNIATAASAADVGGMDALVAAAKKEGTLNAIAIPRDWANYGAIIDGFTAKYGIQVHVENPDGSSQDEINAVKSRKGQDRAPDVLDLGAAFAQAAAAQGLTAPYKVVAFDKIPASQRDAQGRWFNDYGGYVSIGCDAKRVKVCPQTFADLLKPEYKGKVALNGNPTKSGSAFGGVYAAAIANGGSFDDIQPGIDFFGKLKRNGNYNPVESTPATIEKGETPISIDWDYLNSGYAEQFKPKGLDWRTVVPKDGVYAQYYSQAINKDAPHPAAARLWQEYLYSAEGQNLWLKGHARPVLMPAMTADDTIDKAASAALPPVEGTPRFPSEQQTAKAKETLAKGWAAAVSG
- a CDS encoding chorismate mutase encodes the protein MSTSEPSGIDASVQAELIRLRESIDNIDAAVVHMLAERFKCTQQVGHLKARHHLPPADPAREARQITRLRELAQSAKLDPGFAEKLLNFIIAEVIRHHETIADKEQGQP
- a CDS encoding serine protease, with the protein product MNNTLVRALKRCVAAGAVLLAAVSLQPTSAIASPQPVVGGTRAAQGEFPFMVRLSMGCGGSLYTQQIVLTAAHCVSGSGNNTSITVTAGVVDLRSSSAIKVKSTKVLRAPGYNGTGKDWALIKLASPINLATLEIADTTAYNSGTFTVAGWGATREGGAQQRYLRKATVPFVSDAECESAYSELVAGEEICAGYNEGGVDTCQGDSGGPMFRRDNNNAWIQVGIVSWGYGCARAGYPGVYTEVSTFAKDIENAAATL